The Panicum virgatum strain AP13 chromosome 5K, P.virgatum_v5, whole genome shotgun sequence genome has a window encoding:
- the LOC120707412 gene encoding TPR repeat-containing thioredoxin TTL1-like codes for MSEADRLRLRAAALALQDDGVRDKPDAKANVFADLGSPVSPLRPRASVATSSSSSSGSAKSPVPSNAGMAGGRSHSGELLAECNPPRMTGHRRCGSGPLIFSGGSSGGSGGGGGDRGSTASSPMLNALPTGNICPSGRILAPAAAPPPPRSRPDVLGSGTGHYGHGSIMRGAGIALARSSIDSPSSLGHSSKSPSSSPASGGSLQEVTRLGNEWYKKGKYAEALRHYERAVSLCPESAACRGNRAAALIGLGRLTDALHECEEAVRLDPASGRAHSRLAGVCLRLGMIDKARRNFTQAGHLQQSDPAEWQKLQEVEMHLGRSTDARKIGDWKSALREADAAIAAGADSSQLLLALRSEALLQLHKLEEAESTLASLLKLDGALPSSLTAVKLSGMLAESYVHIVRAQVDMALGRFEAAVAAAEKARDLDPGNAEVGMILNNVRLVAKARAQGNDLFKAAKFSDASIAYGEGLKYDPTNSVLHCNRAACWSKLEKWEKAVNDCNEALRIQPNYTKALLRRAASYAKLERWADCVRDYEVLRKELPSDKEVAEALFHAQIALKATRGEDVSNMKFGGEVEMVTNVEQLRAAIGSPGVSVVYFMSAMNQQCTQITPSVNTLCTECPSVNFLKVNIDSSPLVSKAENVRIVPTFKIYKDGVKMKEMICPTLHVLRYTVRHYSVSSS; via the exons ATGTCGGAGGCCGACCGGTTACGcctccgcgcggcggcgctggcgctgcaGGACGATGGGGTAAGGGACAAGCCGGACGCCAAGGCTAACGTCTTCGCGGATCTTGGCTCGCCGGTGTCGCCCCTGCGGCCGCGGGCGAGCGTGGcgacgtcgtcgtcctcgtcgtccgGGTCGGCCAAGTCGCCGGTGCCGTCGAATGCTGGGATGGCCGGCGGGAGGAGTCACTCCGGCGAGCTATTGGCGGAGTGCAACCCGCCGCGGATGACGGGGCACCGGCGGTGCGGATCTGGGCCGCTGATATtctccggcggcagcagcggggggagcggcggcggcggcggggaccgtGGGAGCACGGCGAGCTCGCCGATGCTGAATGCGCTCCCCACCGGGAACATCTGCCCGTCCGGGCGCAtcctggcgccggcggccgcgccgcctccgccgcgctcccGCCCGGACGTGCTTGGATCCGGCACTGGCCACTACGGCCATGGGAGCATCATGCGCGGCGCGGGCATAGCCCTCGCCAGGAGCAGCATTGACTCCCCGTCGTCCCTCGGACACTCCTCGAAgtcgccgtcgagctccccgGCAAGCGGCGGGAGCCTTCAGGAGGTGACCCGCTTGGGGAACGAGTGGTACAAGAAGGGCAAGTACGCGGAGGCGCTCCGCCACTACGAGCGCGCCGTGTCGCTTTGCCCCGAGAGCGCCGCGTGCCGCGGCAACCGAGCCGCCGCGCTCATAGGACTTGGCCGGCTTACGGACGCGCTCCACGAATGCGAGGAGGCCGTTCGGCTCGACCCTGCcagcggccgcgcccacagccgcctcgccggcgtaTGCCTACG GTTGGGGATGATTGATAAGGCCCGGAGGAATTTCACCCAGGCGGGTCATCTTCAGCAGTCTGATCCTGCTGAGTGGCAGAAGCTGCAGGAGGTGGAGATGCATCTGGGAAGAAGCACTGATGCACGGAAAATTGGGGATTGGAAGAGTGCATTGAGGGAAGCTGATGCTGCCATTGCTGCTGGGGCTGACTCCTCTCAGTTG CTTCTTGCCTTGAGATCAGAAGCACTCCTACAACTTCACAAATTGGAGGAGGCCGAGTCGACTCTTGCAAGCTTGCTGAAATTGGATGGTGCATTGCCCTCATCATTAACAGCAGTGAAACTCTCAGGCATGCTCGCTGAGTCATATGTACATATTGTCCGAGCCCAAGTTGACATGGCTTTGGGGAG GTTTgaggctgctgttgctgcagcTGAGAAGGCTAGAGATCTTGATCCTGGGAATGCAGAAGTGGGGATGATTCTGAATAATGTAAGGCTAGTTGCTAAAGCCCGAGCCCAAGGAAACGATCTCTTTAAGGCTGCCAAGTTTTCTGATGCATCTATAGCCTATGGTGAAGGGCTCAAGTATGATCCCACAAATTCAGTGCTCCACTGCAATCGAGCTGCTTGCTGGTCAAAGCTAGAAAAGTGGGAGAAAGCTGTTAACGATTGCAATGAGGCACTAAGAATACAACCAAATTATACAAAGGCTCTCTTAAGGAGGGCTGCATCCTATGCTAAG CTTGAGCGTTGGGCTGATTGCGTGCGGGATTATGAGGTGCTTCGGAAAGAGCTTCCTAGTGATAAGGAGGTTGCAGAAGCACTATTCCATGCCCAAATTGCCTTGAAGGCGACTCGTGGTGAGGATGTGTCAAATATGAAGTTTGGAGGAGAGGTAGAGATGGTAACCAATGTAGAGCAACTCCGTGCTGCCATAGGTTCTCCGG GGGTATCTGTTGTCTACTTCATGTCGGCAATGAACCAGCAATGCACACAAATCACACCTTCGGTGAACACTCTCTGCACTGAATGCCCCTCAGTGAATTTTCTGAAG GTAAACATAGACAGCAGCCCTCTGGTGTCAAAGGCAGAGAATGTTCGGATAGTCCCGACATTCAAGATATATAAAGATGGGGTGAAAATGAAGGAGATGATCTGCCCGACTTTACATGTTCTGCGCTATACCGTGCGTCACTATTCTGTGTCCAGTTCTTGA